A portion of the Manduca sexta isolate Smith_Timp_Sample1 chromosome 20, JHU_Msex_v1.0, whole genome shotgun sequence genome contains these proteins:
- the LOC115445707 gene encoding esterase FE4-like, with the protein MSQPKDLSRITTEDGVVVGYVERRDEKTYHKFRQIPYAKPPLGNLRFLPPLPVTPWMEELDCTKEPLTAVTWDFNQKIVGSEDCLFVDISTPNTQPDKPMAVMFWIGSYAFFYNMDFLFDPSHINNQDIVLVRCSFRLGVFGFLSTNDMTAPGNCGLKDIVLALKWVKKNIHHFGGDPNNITIFGNSSGGAAVHYLMLSPMAAGLFHKAIIQSASALNNWAIEKNPTQPVMDLARILGINTTCKVELLDKLRTTSVNDIMKACAMLDAELSKNKELIDSVFKPCIEVEFEGQSAFITKSPALLMKTGNFTKVPLIIGSNNIEGAVIQFIIEDYYDFEKYNKNVNLLVPKSLGGDPHTTKNIGQQLLRFYLGGEEQLREDTRTQYLQLISDYYFLYYVNKTVALLSKHSNNCPIYYYVVNYAGEWAVPKDLHLFNTPGHCAEIPFVFGILSNNDGETLIKGSRDSVTTRNRMVKMWTNFAKYGNPTPNEDDPLLQITWDPVDNSERLNYLSIGSELTKGRNPYYERMKFWDNLYKEHTFLRVQMYFNDLGVCF; encoded by the exons ATGAGCCAGCCAAAAGATTTGTCGCGCATAACCACAGAGGATGGCGTCGTAGTTGGATATGTTGAGAGGAGGGATGAAAAAACATACCACAAATTTAGACAAATTCCATATGCTAAACCACCCCTAGGAAACTTACGATTTTTG ccACCTTTACCTGTTACTCCCTGGATGGAAGAATTAGATTGCACAAAAGAGCCATTGACAGCTGTAACTTGGGATTTTAATCAGAAAATTGTGGGATCCGAAGATTGCCTTTTTGTTGATATCTCTACACCAAATACCCAACCAGACAAACCTATGGCGGTCATGTTCTGGATTGGaagttatgcatttttttacaaCATGGACTTTCTATTTGATCCTTCACATATTAACAATCAAGATATTGTGTTGGTTCGTTGTAGTTTTAGGCTAGGAGTATTTGGATTTCTTTCTACTAATGACATGACAGCCCCTGGAAACTGTGGTTTGAAAGATATAGTATTGGCTTTAAAatgggtaaaaaaaaatatacatcacttTGGTGGAGATCccaataatataactatattcGGAAACAGTTCAGGTGGAGCTGCTGTCCACTACCTTATGCTATCACCTATGGCAGCCGGTTTATTCCACAAAGCAATTATTCAAAGTGCAAGTGCTTTAAACAACTGGGCCATAGAGAAAAATCCCACTCAGCCTGTTATGGACTTGGCCAGAATATTAGGTATAAACACAACTTGCAAAGTAGAACTACTTGACAAGTTAAGAACGACGTCTGTTAATGATATTATGAAAGCTTGCGCAATGCTAGATGCAGAActatctaaaaataaagaacTAATTGACTCCGTTTTTAAACCTTGCATTGAAGTTGAATTTGAGGGTCAATCAGCTTTTATAACTAAAAGCCCAGCACTGCTTATGAAAACAGGAAATTTTACCAAGGTTCCGTTAATCATAGGAAGTAATAATATAGAGGGTGCTGTCATACAGTTTATAATAGAGGATTATTACGATTTTGAgaagtacaataaaaatgttaacttaCTTGTACCAAAATCACTTGGAGGAGACCcacatacaacaaaaaatataggtCAACAacttttaagattttatttggGCGGAGAAGAACAGCTTCGTGAAGATACTAGAACACAATACTTACAACTTATCAGTgattactactttttatactatgtaaataaaacggTAGCTCTACTTAGTAAACATTCAAACAATTGTCCAATCTACTATTATGTAGTCAATTATGCAGGAGAGTGGGCAGTTCCAAAGGATTTACATCTATTCAATACACCTGGACATTGTGCAGAAATACCATTTGTGTTTGGTATATTATCAAACAACGATGGTGAAACTCTCATTAAAGGTAGCAGAGATTCAGTAACAACAAGAAACAGAATGGTGAAGATGTGGACAAATTTTGCTAAATACGG AAACCCTACACCAAATGAGGATGACCCACTACTCCAAATTACTTGGGACCCAGTTGATAACAGTGAAAggctaaattatttaagtataggtTCAGAACTTACAAAGGGAAGAAATCCATATTATGAACGAATGAAGTTTTGGGATAATCTCTACAAAGAACACACATTCCTCCGAGTGCAAATGTACTTTAATGATTTGGGTGtatgtttttga
- the LOC119189933 gene encoding uncharacterized protein LOC119189933, whose amino-acid sequence MRTGFPDNGGSSICGDHLRKTAVIDFELHKLNIAIAALQECRLADEGSIREEHYTFFWKGKNASETREHGVGFAIRNDILKSTEGPRGISERIISLRMSTFSGFVTILSVYAPTLTSSTESKDLFYDDLTSTVRQIPSGDRLILLGDFNARVGQDNISWPECLGNHGIGKINENGQRLLEFCALNLLCVTNTYFKGKALHKVSWKHPRSGHWHQLDLILTKRNDLRDIKHTRSFHSADCDTDHSLVVAKMSFVPKKIYKSRTPARKRLDLPKLANKELVAQFNEVTERITRSWNPDTSISEDWTNIQNLLTLTAGEVFGHVQRHQNDWFQTNIEKLKPLIASKNSAALNYRLNPSNSSKEKLRATKAMLQRNTRYCANAYWIELCQSIQECAYTGNISGLYSRIKKAVGPIPKKTAPLKEIDGSVITDRNRQLNRWVEHYTELYSRPVDIDASAVQNFPKLPMMEDLDALPTVTEFHLAVSKLKCEKSPGNDGIPTELLKLECVMPLCYNLLLKCWREGQVPQDMRDANIVTLYKGKGDRGNCNSYRGISLLSIVGKLFARVILGKLQKLADRIYPEAQCGFRAHRSTTDMIFTLRQLQEKCREQRTPLFIAFVDLNKAFDTVSREGLYTALEKMGCPPKLLSLIKSFHQDMNDVHLKHSLYGSESWTSYNKQERKLNNFHMRCLRSILGLTWKDRVTNESVLSTAQLPSIIALLRQRRLRWLGHVHRMAPNRLPRQILLAEVAHAKRPVGRPILRFKDSVKRDMVSFNMDPTKWEEEAVDRVRWRKSVADGVSAHDEAWFKQLAHKREIRRNYAVLPHHTQIQKSAAKTVVVSFGLESV is encoded by the exons ATGAGGACAGGCTTCCCGGACAACGGTGGAAGCTCTATTTGCGGCGACCATCTTCGCAAGACGGCGGTCATTGACTTCGAATTGCATAAATTGAATATAGCAATAGCTGCTCTTCAGGAATGTAGACTTGCCGACGAGGGCTCCATACGTGAGGAACACTATACTTTCTTTTGGAAGGGTAAAAACGCCTCTGAAACTCGCGAACACGGAGTGGGTTTTGCAATACGCAATGACATTCTAAAATCGACCGAGGGCCCTAGAGGTATCTCAGAACGCATAATATCCTTGCGCATGTCTACTTTCTCGGGTTTTGTGACCATTCTATCAGTATATGCACCCACTTTAACATCTTCTACAGAATCGAAAGATCTTTTCTACGATGATTTAACGTCAACGGTCCGACAGATTCCATCTGGTGATCGTCTTATACTATTAGGGGACTTCAATGCTCGGGTAGGACAGGATAATATATCCTGGCCCGAATGCCTAGGTAACCATGGtattggaaaaataaatgaaaacggCCAACGTCTTCTAGAGTTCTGTGCTCTAAACCTCTTATGTGTTACTAACACCTACTTTAAAGGCAAAGCATTACATAAAGTCTCATGGAAACATCCAAGGTCGGGCCATTGGCATCAGCTAGATCTTATTCTGACTAAAAGAAACGACTTACGCGACATAAAGCACACACGTTCGTTCCATAGCGCAGATTGTGATACTGATCACTCATTGGTAGTTGCAAAAATGTCCTTTGTaccaaagaaaatttataaatctcGTACCCCAGCTAGAAAAAGACTAGACTTACCTAAATTAGCCAACAAGGAACTGGTAGCACAATTTAATGAAGTAACAGAACGAATTACAAGATCATGGAACCCTGATACATCAATTTCAGAAGATTGGACTAATATTCAGAACCTTCTTACACTTACTGCCGGGGAAGTATTCGGTCACGTACAACGCCACCAAAATGATTGGTTCCAAACTAATATTGAAAAACTTAAGCCTCTAATAGCCTCTAAGAATTCAGCTGCATTGAACTACCGTCTTAACCCTTCAAACTCTTCAAAAGAAAAGCTCAGAGCAACGAAAGCTATGCTGCAACGTAATACTCGCTATTGCGCTAATGCTTACTGGATAGAGCTTTGCCAAAGCATCCAGGAATGCGCTTATACTGGCAACATAAGTGGCTTATACTCGCGCATCAAGAAAGCAGTAGGTCCTATTCCCAAGAAAACAGCACCTCTCAAGGAGATTGACGGTTCTGTCATCACTGACAGAAATCGTCAACTCAACCGTTGGGTGGAACATTATACCGAGCTGTATTCTCGACCTGTGGACATTGACGCCTCAGCTGTACAAAACTTCCCAAAGTTACCTATGATGGAAGATCTCGATGCTCTACCCACGGTTACTGAGTTCCACCTTGCCGTTAGTAAgttaaaatgtgaaaaaagcCCGGGGAACGATGGAATCCCGACGGAACTGCTGAAGTTGGAATGCGTGATGCCGCTTTGTTACAATCTGTTACTGAAGTGTTGGCGTGAGGGGCAGGTACCTCAGGATATGCGTGATGCAAATATCGTCACTTTGTACAAAGGTAAAGGGGACCGCGGCAACTGTAACTCCTACCGTGGTATATCTTTACTCAGTATCGTAGGCAAGTTGTTTGCTCGTGTCATCCTGGGCAAACTACAAAAACTTGCTGACCGTATTTATCCTGAGGCGCAGTGTGGTTTCCGTGCTCACAGATCTACTACGGACATGATATTTACACTACGCCAGCTCCAGGAAAAATGTAGGGAACAAAGAACCCccttatttattgcttttgttGACCTGAATAAAGCATTTGACACTGTGAGCAGAGAAGGGTTATACACAGCGTTAGAGAAGATGGGTTGTCCACCAAAGTTGTTATCGCTGATAAAGTCTTTCCATCAAGACATGAACG ACGTGCATCTTAAGCATTCTTTGTATGGATCTGAATCCTGGACGTCATATAACAAACAAGAGcgaaaattaaacaactttcaCATGCGCTGTCTTCGGAGCATCTTGGGTCTCACTTGGAAAGATAGAGTCACAAACGAGAGCGTGTTAAGCACCGCACAGCTGCCTAGCATAATCGCGTTACTACGTCAGAGACGTCTGCGTTGGCTAGGGCATGTGCATCGCATGGCCCCCAATCGTTTGCCCAGGCAGATACTTTTAGCCGAAGTAGCACATGCTAAGCGCCCGGTAGGTCGCCCAATACTTAGGTTTAAAGATAGTGTGAAGCGGGACATGGTATCTTTTAACATGGATCCAACCAAGTGGGAGGAAGAGGCGGTGGACCGGGTCAGATGGCGTAAATCCGTAGCTGACGGTGTTTCCGCTCACGATGAGGCCTGGTTTAAGCAGCTAGCCCACAAGCGCGAAATTCGGCGCAACTACGCCGTTTTACCCCATCATACACAAATACAGAAATCCGCTGCCAAAACTGTGGTCGTATCTTTCGGGctagaatcggtctga
- the LOC115446174 gene encoding slit homolog 3 protein, translated as MALSLNISLLYIIISTCQITFLTSICPNVLCECHNSISQMCESCYYNLTLKENNMNVYHSTSVCCNEDVNLVWFQLYANKTWTEVAVQYSNTCNMSIVDFDVLLLDTYSLSLKNNSIIHIKLNVKPQNLQEIDLTSNRLQYVNKGLFNSFINLRKLNLHCNNITNIYEESFDGLTKLESLDLSENKLTSLANIFTPLKNLQHLNLSRNNIEFINENYFDNWLLQHLDVSHNNLRKLAPGALQLLPNLARLLLTDNPHLGITQLDSQLLVGTGRRLQQIDASRTGLYQVPEAFTHSVRFLSLIGNRISAVRCGDLDSYPLLQSLDFSDNKIVSIEDDSIGRLEMLLFLNINKNYLTSVPKSLPDELKYLSINNNVIKNLSNPDFNNLPNLRILLLQNNNIHYIEDHVFDDLLSLEMLDLSNNPIQTLSSSTFDGPLSLRDLRLCYLNLSLPEQDGTFPMSSPESVQMLHLQSSPGLAKQFLADSAALTAFTHLQYLDLRMNNLSHIRNDLLFYLGQLKTLRLHGNHINCSAELWLKDWINGNKTLSSGETCYYSTSEARADITKYNCTFPETFTISDSLPPVNLYSTEMINKLLRYYGYLNNKTERNSKRGLLREKPKYKNIKSKIQSNKTDIINTVNSNNYSSEMGKVQDTILLRNENKITINDYYNGTVIIKARESSKGFDQNRVLNDQLDVDKFIDIESYLSTPLRKLKNTLKADVAEVEPATNTGKRLNTPISNIKKVYRENYGNESKLDSMKPLIRNVLQNISLYEANTSNSNEKGEYSHYRSASKNYAQYVGTVAVCSLIVFSLILWASFRLKYRSRRVPIIENANEDQIEVSNISSRVLW; from the coding sequence ATGGCTCTATCATTGAATAtatctttattgtatattattatttcgacGTGCCAAATAACATTCTTAACTTCAATATGTCCAAATGTGTTATGTGAGTGTCATAATAGTATTTCACAAATGTGTGAATCGTGTTACTATAATTTAACCTTGAAAGAAAATAACATGAATGTTTATCATTCAACATCGGTATGCTGTAACGAAGACGTGAACTTAGTTTGGTTTCAGCTTTATGCGAATAAAACTTGGACCGAAGTCGCCGTTCAATACAGTAACACATGCAACATGAGCATAGTTGATTTTGATGTGTTATTATTAGATACTTATTcactttctttaaaaaataatagcattattcatattaaacttaATGTGAAACCACAAAATCTACAAGAGATTGATTTAACATCAAATAGATTACAATATGTCAACAAAGGACtctttaatagttttataaatctgCGTAAGTTAAATTTACACTGCAATAATATAACCAATATATACGAAGAGAGTTTCGACGGACTGACTAAATTAGAGTCGTTGGATTTATCTGAGAATAAATTAACCAGCTTGGCGAATATTTTTACTCCTTTAAAGAATCTTCAGCATCTTAATTTGAGCAGAAACAATATAGAAttcattaatgaaaattatttcgaTAACTGGTTGTTGCAACATTTGGACGTGTCTCACAATAATTTGAGGAAACTTGCACCCGGAGCTTTGCAGTTATTACCGAATTTAGCACGTTTATTGCTTACTGATAATCCGCACCTGGGCATTACACAATTGGACTCGCAGCTGCTAGTGGGCACTGGACGCCGGCTGCAACAAATCGATGCGTCGAGGACTGGACTCTACCAGGTCCCAGAAGCGTTTACACATTCCGTACGTTTTTTGTCGTTAATAGGTAATAGAATATCTGCTGTCAGATGCGGAGATTTAGATAGCTATCCATTGTTGCAATCGCTCGATTTTTCtgacaataaaattgtttctatTGAAGATGATTCTATAGGAAGATTGGAAATGCTTTTATtcctaaacataaataaaaactatctcACCTCTGTACCGAAATCATTACCTgacgaattaaaatatttatcgattaATAATAACGTGATTAAGAATTTGTCTAATCCAGATTTTAATAACTTACCGAATCTTCGTATACtcttgttacaaaataataatatacattatatagaaGATCATGTTTTTGATGATTTATTATCTTTAGAAATGTTAGATTTATCAAACAATCCGATACAAACATTATCATCGAGTACTTTTGATGGACCACTATCACTACGCGATCTGAGACTCTGCTACTTAAATTTGTCTTTGCCCGAACAGGACGGCACATTTCCAATGTCCTCCCCGGAAAGCGTACAAATGCTACATCTTCAATCTAGTCCGGGATTGGCAAAACAATTTTTAGCAGATTCCGCAGCGTTAACTGCTTTCACACATCTGCAATATTTGGATTTGAGAATGAACAATTTATCGCACATAAGAAatgatttactattttatttgggACAGTTAAAGACATTACGTCTCCACGGTAATCATATAAATTGCAGCGCTGAGTTGTGGTTAAAAGACTGGATTAATGGTAATAAAACGCTGTCCAGTGGCGAGACATGCTACTATTCCACTTCCGAAGCGAGAGCAGATATAACAAAGTATAATTGTACATTTCCTGAAACGTTTACTATTAGCGATAGTCTCCCACCAGTAAATTTGTATAGTACCGAAATGATTAATAAGTTACTCAGATATTACGGTTACCTTAACAATAAAACCGAAAGAAACTCAAAACGAGGTCTTCTGAGagaaaaacctaaatacaaaaatataaaaagtaaaatccaATCAAATAAAACAGATATCATTAATACAGTGAATTCCAATAATTATTCATCTGAAATGGGAAAAGTACAGGACACGATACTTTtgagaaatgaaaataaaattactataaatgattattataacGGAACGGTTATAATAAAAGCCCGAGAATCGTCTAAAGGTTTCGATCAAAATAGAGTTTTAAATGATCAACTCGACGTAGACAAATTTATAGATATAGAATCTTATTTATCAACACCATTGCGgaagttaaaaaatactttaaaagccGATGTCGCCGAAGTGGAGCCAGCGACAAATACTGGAAAGCGGTTAAATACACCCATCAGTAATATAAAGAAAGTATATAGAGAAAATTACGGAAATGAATCAAAATTGGATTCAATGAAGCCTTTAATTAGAAATGTACTTCAAAATATCAGCTTATATGAAGCGAACACTTCAAATTCAAATGAAAAAGGAGAATATTCACATTATCGGTCCGCTAGCAAAAACTATGCTCAATATGTGGGTACAGTAGCAGTCTGTAGTTTAATAGTGTTCTCTTTAATTCTCTGGGCAAGCTTTCGACTAAAATACAGAAGCAGAAGAGTTCCAATCATTGAAAATGCCAATGAAGATCAAATAGAAGTCTCCAATATATCTAGCAGAGTACTATGGTGA